From a region of the Nitrospirae bacterium YQR-1 genome:
- a CDS encoding tetratricopeptide repeat protein, with protein sequence MDAIKKLKLNLDLSEFKIVMKTVVTNGKRLLDGMIDAYNDVTKLNPTDAVEIYISTGDKMKQKGDYEGAIKSYKKVLDVDSTHLETLMRLGKAYVYVGLPNEAIEVLSRAAVLNRSDAQCYFYLASSYYMIDEYAKALTAFSESIRLDPSFAEAYYKQGLVYDSMNEFDKSIEAYEHAISLNPNFIKAYQSIGLAYEGKGQREEALKYFKKALELEGKGFK encoded by the coding sequence ATGGATGCAATAAAGAAGTTGAAATTAAACCTTGATCTGAGCGAGTTTAAAATTGTTATGAAAACCGTTGTGACAAACGGCAAACGGTTGCTTGACGGCATGATAGATGCCTACAATGACGTGACAAAGCTAAATCCAACGGATGCAGTAGAGATTTACATAAGCACAGGCGATAAGATGAAGCAAAAGGGCGACTATGAGGGGGCGATAAAGTCTTATAAGAAAGTGCTGGATGTTGACAGCACGCATCTTGAGACGCTTATGAGGCTGGGTAAGGCCTATGTGTATGTGGGACTGCCCAATGAGGCGATAGAGGTGTTAAGCCGTGCTGCAGTGCTAAATCGTTCAGATGCACAGTGTTACTTTTATCTTGCCTCATCCTACTACATGATTGATGAGTATGCAAAGGCGTTGACCGCCTTTAGTGAGTCAATAAGGCTTGACCCTTCCTTTGCAGAGGCTTATTACAAGCAGGGGCTTGTCTATGACAGCATGAATGAGTTTGATAAATCAATAGAGGCATATGAACATGCAATTTCCTTAAACCCAAACTTTATAAAAGCATACCAGAGCATTGGGCTTGCGTATGAGGGCAAGGGGCAGAGGGAGGAGGCACTGAAGTATTTCAAAAAGGCTCTTGAGCTGGAAGGAAAGGGTTTTAAATAA
- a CDS encoding EcsC family protein, translating to MAEKYEWFDKILTLSGTHLPQIRKDVYELVEEFDLKMGGDKPQKYISYAVSSKLMKRAAFKAAGIGGLTTLPMTIPVIGTIGTVLAGSIVDLALVLRIQIELCFAISAAYGVELDEDELKAITLALLGFSGSSQAFKATAAGLLRSAVDEIAQGYINRGVEVATVEFAERLIPRLLKKYYRYIPYIGVPLGAAFNLASTMTVGNHARKYFSVWDDDNLKVSWK from the coding sequence ATGGCTGAAAAATATGAATGGTTTGACAAAATCCTGACATTAAGCGGGACACATCTTCCTCAGATTAGAAAAGATGTGTATGAGCTTGTGGAGGAGTTTGACCTTAAAATGGGTGGGGACAAGCCTCAGAAGTATATATCCTATGCCGTTTCCAGTAAGCTTATGAAACGGGCGGCATTTAAAGCGGCGGGTATCGGAGGGCTTACAACGCTTCCTATGACTATTCCGGTTATCGGAACTATAGGGACGGTGCTTGCCGGTTCCATAGTTGATCTTGCTTTGGTTCTAAGAATTCAGATAGAGTTGTGTTTTGCCATATCGGCGGCATACGGGGTTGAGCTGGATGAGGATGAGCTAAAGGCAATAACTCTGGCGCTTTTGGGGTTTTCCGGCTCAAGCCAGGCTTTTAAGGCAACCGCTGCCGGGCTGCTCAGAAGCGCAGTTGATGAGATTGCCCAGGGTTATATCAACAGAGGGGTGGAGGTGGCCACGGTGGAGTTTGCCGAACGCCTTATCCCAAGACTGTTAAAGAAGTACTACAGATACATTCCCTATATAGGGGTGCCCTTAGGAGCCGCCTTCAATCTCGCTTCAACTATGACGGTTGGAAACCACGCAAGGAAGTATTTTAGCGTATGGGATGACGACAATTTAAAGGTAAGCTGGAAATAA
- a CDS encoding cation diffusion facilitator family transporter: MKYPECEYCGKWSPRLSVIGNFTMSIFKFLVGLTTGSKGLMADGVHSIADTISSLFVLIALKIAGKPKDEGHPFGHGKVEYLSTMSASVFIFICAVFILIDALHSFKTGTREIPDNAAIAATLLALLYGWLMYTSNTCAATQLNSPALLADAAESKADSLASIAVLAGLIGSKLGYVYADTIAALVVAVFVFHISVEMFMKGVNGLIDVAVDKDILQDISRTCLSIKGIEGVKKIRSRCMGQKCSVELEIEVLSSKTVLETQELVGYVRNLVLQKVEGIDEVFVKTVPVNKWWGLR, translated from the coding sequence ATGAAGTATCCTGAGTGTGAGTATTGCGGTAAGTGGTCTCCGCGCCTTAGTGTGATAGGGAATTTTACGATGTCCATTTTTAAGTTTCTTGTGGGACTGACAACGGGCAGCAAGGGGCTTATGGCAGACGGTGTGCACTCAATCGCAGACACCATCTCATCGTTGTTTGTGCTGATAGCATTAAAAATTGCCGGTAAACCAAAAGATGAGGGGCACCCGTTTGGACACGGTAAGGTTGAATATTTAAGCACGATGTCGGCAAGTGTGTTTATTTTTATCTGTGCCGTGTTTATTTTAATAGACGCTCTACATAGTTTTAAAACAGGGACGCGGGAAATACCCGACAATGCAGCAATAGCGGCAACACTGCTTGCCCTGCTCTATGGGTGGCTGATGTACACCTCAAACACCTGTGCGGCCACACAGTTAAACTCTCCGGCACTGCTTGCGGATGCCGCCGAAAGTAAAGCCGACAGCCTTGCCTCCATCGCTGTGCTTGCCGGTCTCATCGGCTCAAAACTGGGTTATGTGTATGCAGACACTATAGCGGCCCTTGTTGTTGCTGTGTTTGTTTTTCATATAAGTGTCGAGATGTTTATGAAGGGAGTCAACGGCCTCATTGATGTAGCCGTGGATAAGGACATACTTCAGGACATATCCAGAACCTGTCTTTCCATAAAGGGCATTGAAGGAGTGAAAAAGATACGGTCAAGGTGTATGGGGCAGAAGTGCTCCGTTGAATTGGAGATAGAGGTGTTAAGTTCTAAAACAGTTCTTGAGACGCAGGAACTTGTAGGGTACGTCAGAAACCTTGTCCTTCAAAAGGTGGAAGGAATAGACGAGGTGTTTGTTAAAACCGTGCCTGTGAATAAATGGTGGGGGCTTAGATGA
- a CDS encoding LemA family protein, translating to MNDRDQINEILKKVYAAELGFIEKAPNIELRNKNVLSRIYSTLWSRQSGALKTAFVALVMVVLSAGVYYYNSFIMNYYKVVMERAQIEAQLQRRGDLIPNLVATAAKYMNYEQNVFMHVADVRAAVKSLDKAMQLKGLKPDDLSVLSKFQAVAEAYPMLKSSEAYTLLLKELSDTETKIVEMRISYNRESSYYNSRLKMFPGNIFNLLFNFKPMPVFESEIRAKVTPGVQ from the coding sequence ATGAATGACAGAGATCAGATAAACGAGATACTGAAAAAGGTCTATGCAGCGGAGCTTGGTTTTATAGAGAAAGCTCCAAACATAGAGCTGAGAAACAAAAATGTACTGAGCAGAATATACAGCACTCTGTGGAGTAGGCAGTCGGGAGCCTTAAAAACCGCTTTCGTAGCTCTTGTTATGGTTGTACTCTCCGCCGGTGTGTATTACTACAACTCATTTATAATGAACTACTACAAGGTGGTAATGGAAAGGGCTCAGATAGAGGCGCAACTGCAAAGGAGAGGCGACCTCATTCCCAATCTGGTGGCAACGGCTGCAAAGTATATGAACTATGAGCAAAATGTATTTATGCACGTGGCCGATGTCAGAGCCGCCGTTAAATCTCTGGATAAGGCTATGCAGCTTAAGGGGCTTAAGCCCGATGACCTCTCGGTGCTGTCTAAATTTCAGGCGGTAGCGGAGGCTTATCCAATGCTGAAGTCATCTGAGGCCTATACTCTTTTGCTAAAAGAGCTCTCCGACACTGAAACAAAAATTGTCGAGATGCGCATTAGTTACAACAGAGAGTCAAGTTATTACAACTCAAGATTAAAGATGTTTCCCGGTAATATATTTAACCTCCTTTTTAATTTTAAGCCGATGCCGGTCTTTGAGTCGGAAATCAGGGCAAAAGTAACTCCGGGGGTTCAATAA
- a CDS encoding lipopolysaccharide assembly protein LapA domain-containing protein yields the protein MRDFILLKFLPASIAIFLTVVFLDQNQMQVPVKVFFGSHVHVNLSLIIVFSVALGVVMTIVTYLIIKKMQEKLKRRKETEI from the coding sequence ATGAGAGATTTTATACTGCTAAAATTCCTGCCTGCTTCAATAGCTATTTTTCTTACTGTGGTATTCCTTGATCAGAATCAAATGCAGGTTCCCGTCAAGGTTTTTTTTGGAAGCCATGTTCACGTGAATTTAAGTTTGATTATAGTTTTTAGCGTAGCGCTGGGTGTTGTAATGACGATAGTGACTTATCTGATAATAAAGAAGATGCAGGAAAAATTAAAAAGAAGAAAAGAAACGGAGATTTAA
- a CDS encoding PDZ domain-containing protein encodes MGDTSERQYRNNNLNGFEQPRASCPKSFRPWIWTLVLLAVLTLGWAFFESYKEGGIVKNILETDDIKKMVKMKKPNPYDNVALVEPINKVQAGYHEIIEKVRPAVISIDVVFDPNPQTNVAFQVPELVANPPTTYTRVGSGVIVEPTGYVLTSFHVIDNAKKMKGTVYLPGGGKEYKLKVVNVNKEADLALLRLDGEGPFPHAELGDSNAVRTGDVVIAVGSPFGFDFSVSVGIISSRDRSITVGGRVYDGLFQTDAALNKGSSGGPLVNTAGEVVAISNAIYSPTGGFTGIGFAIPISEASQLVAGVVDFNEIVPQVGGQMVAWAKQGKQVGNSYKLPGGMMITPPHPYRGKCLDCHPQLCQLNGQGRLAAQAPVGRNPLEQTPAGQNPNVPVALQDPQASQPFFGALLLDVDSVIATHFNLPHSGGLLVDKVYPGTPAEAAGLQRGDVILRIDGRRLANVAEFKTVIADKPAGSKFELVVATGDTRKTVTMKTIPEPPFLPKMTQAVKPIKEFDWLGSEIQPIKAPLSAYIKKGVYVSDSGGVLKAAGIIKGDVITSINNKPVYDMFSFVGLTGQVNVKEGFVLDIIRAGQPMFITVKG; translated from the coding sequence ATGGGTGATACTAGCGAAAGACAATACAGAAACAATAACCTCAACGGGTTTGAGCAGCCGCGGGCAAGCTGCCCGAAGAGCTTTAGGCCGTGGATATGGACCCTTGTACTGCTGGCTGTTTTAACGTTAGGCTGGGCTTTTTTTGAAAGCTACAAGGAGGGGGGTATTGTCAAAAATATCCTCGAAACAGACGACATCAAAAAGATGGTCAAAATGAAAAAGCCCAACCCATATGACAATGTTGCTTTGGTGGAACCGATAAACAAAGTACAGGCGGGTTATCACGAAATCATAGAGAAAGTGCGTCCCGCTGTGATAAGCATAGACGTGGTGTTTGACCCTAACCCACAGACCAACGTGGCCTTTCAGGTCCCTGAGCTTGTGGCCAATCCTCCGACTACATATACACGGGTCGGCTCAGGCGTTATAGTGGAGCCCACCGGTTATGTGCTTACAAGTTTTCACGTGATAGACAATGCTAAGAAGATGAAAGGCACGGTTTATTTGCCCGGAGGCGGCAAGGAGTACAAACTTAAGGTAGTAAATGTAAATAAGGAGGCGGACCTGGCCCTCTTAAGGCTTGACGGCGAGGGACCTTTTCCCCATGCTGAACTGGGCGATTCCAATGCAGTGCGCACCGGTGATGTGGTCATAGCGGTTGGCAGCCCGTTTGGATTTGATTTTAGCGTAAGTGTGGGTATAATAAGCAGCAGAGACCGGTCAATTACGGTAGGGGGCAGGGTATATGACGGGCTGTTCCAAACCGATGCGGCTCTGAATAAAGGAAGTAGCGGCGGTCCTCTTGTCAATACAGCCGGTGAGGTCGTAGCGATAAGCAATGCAATTTACTCACCGACCGGCGGCTTTACAGGCATAGGGTTTGCCATTCCGATAAGCGAGGCTTCCCAGTTGGTAGCCGGTGTGGTTGATTTTAATGAAATAGTGCCGCAGGTGGGCGGTCAGATGGTGGCATGGGCAAAGCAGGGTAAGCAGGTAGGGAATTCCTATAAACTGCCGGGCGGCATGATGATAACCCCTCCGCATCCATACAGAGGGAAGTGTCTGGATTGCCACCCTCAATTGTGCCAACTAAATGGGCAGGGGCGTTTGGCGGCTCAAGCCCCTGTGGGGCGGAATCCTTTGGAACAAACCCCTGCGGGACAGAATCCCAATGTGCCCGTAGCTTTACAAGACCCTCAGGCCTCACAGCCCTTTTTCGGCGCACTGCTGCTTGATGTGGATTCCGTTATAGCAACGCACTTTAACCTGCCTCACAGTGGCGGTCTTCTTGTGGATAAGGTCTATCCGGGCACACCTGCGGAGGCGGCGGGCCTGCAGCGCGGAGATGTTATCCTGCGAATTGACGGCAGGCGGCTTGCCAATGTTGCGGAGTTTAAGACCGTCATAGCGGATAAACCGGCGGGTTCAAAGTTTGAATTAGTGGTGGCAACCGGTGATACAAGAAAGACGGTTACTATGAAGACGATACCGGAGCCGCCGTTTCTTCCTAAAATGACACAGGCTGTGAAACCGATAAAAGAGTTCGATTGGCTGGGCTCTGAAATTCAACCGATTAAAGCTCCGCTTTCAGCTTATATCAAAAAAGGCGTCTATGTTTCCGACTCAGGCGGTGTGTTAAAGGCGGCTGGAATCATAAAAGGTGATGTGATAACCTCGATAAATAACAAACCGGTTTATGATATGTTTTCATTTGTCGGCTTAACCGGCCAGGTTAATGTTAAAGAGGGGTTTGTATTGGATATAATAAGGGCGGGACAGCCCATGTTTATAACTGTAAAGGGATAG
- a CDS encoding LemA family protein produces MIKNKFKFKYLKSKYIFTALGVLLLYKFLVHVFIYNQLVDEEHIYDITHNNLIAEEQRRHQVLESAAKAADTYMETEAKLFNLLVELSGLIRAGAAQAAQGHAKSEIVRLMSELSYLGERSPELKAKGPFLYLMDIRTATEARISYARTKYNEAVFEYNDFIYLFPYNIFAKYLGFHEKQFYKAQEGAKNVPMVN; encoded by the coding sequence ATGATAAAGAATAAATTTAAATTCAAATATCTAAAATCTAAGTACATATTCACTGCGCTCGGCGTTTTGCTGCTTTATAAGTTTTTGGTGCATGTGTTTATATACAACCAGTTGGTGGATGAGGAACATATATACGATATCACACACAATAACCTCATAGCGGAGGAGCAGAGAAGACATCAGGTACTTGAAAGTGCCGCCAAAGCCGCCGATACCTATATGGAAACTGAGGCAAAGCTATTTAACCTGTTGGTAGAGTTAAGCGGACTCATCAGAGCCGGTGCCGCCCAGGCTGCACAGGGGCATGCAAAGAGCGAAATAGTACGCCTGATGAGTGAGCTGTCATACTTAGGTGAGCGGTCACCGGAGCTTAAGGCAAAGGGGCCTTTTCTGTACCTTATGGATATAAGGACGGCTACGGAGGCGAGAATTTCCTATGCCAGGACAAAATACAATGAGGCTGTCTTTGAGTACAATGATTTTATTTACCTTTTTCCTTACAATATATTTGCCAAATATCTTGGTTTTCATGAGAAACAGTTTTACAAAGCGCAGGAGGGTGCAAAAAATGTCCCAATGGTCAATTAA
- the mamM gene encoding magnetosome biogenesis CDF transporter MamM, with protein MHQLPQNNIIYAECYQCSKTAGWTAVSANLLLAVFKAIVGIISGSRAVLADSLYSFKDFLTSLVVFIGVQVSGKPADDGHPYGHGKIEYVSIFLISILIIIGTLFLLIHSVKDIWHAYHGVIYKPKLIALWAAVISMIANYKLSSYLYCVGEKLKSPAVVANAKHNHSDAVSSAFVAGAVLLTRFGFYFADPLVAVIETLDLIRLSAGMLNDSFKGIMDSSLPKNVLKEMEMTAMLVPGVRRVARVNARKVGHGIWVDMIIKVDQSHTLDKGYLIGAQVENTLKAKMGNISGINMGIEAF; from the coding sequence ATGCACCAACTGCCACAAAATAATATAATTTACGCAGAGTGTTACCAGTGCTCTAAAACTGCGGGCTGGACCGCCGTCAGCGCCAATCTGCTTCTTGCCGTGTTTAAGGCTATAGTGGGTATAATAAGCGGAAGCCGTGCAGTGCTGGCGGATTCCCTGTATTCCTTTAAGGATTTTCTGACCTCCCTTGTTGTCTTTATAGGAGTGCAGGTATCTGGTAAGCCGGCCGATGACGGACACCCTTACGGGCACGGCAAGATTGAGTATGTTTCCATTTTCCTGATAAGCATACTGATTATAATAGGCACTCTGTTTTTGTTAATTCACTCGGTCAAAGATATTTGGCACGCTTACCACGGTGTGATTTATAAACCGAAGCTGATAGCTCTCTGGGCTGCCGTCATTTCCATGATAGCCAACTACAAGCTCTCGTCATATTTGTACTGCGTGGGTGAGAAATTAAAAAGTCCGGCTGTGGTGGCCAATGCAAAGCATAATCATTCGGATGCTGTGTCGTCCGCCTTTGTTGCAGGTGCAGTGTTACTGACAAGGTTTGGGTTCTATTTTGCCGACCCGCTGGTTGCTGTTATTGAAACACTGGATTTGATAAGGCTTAGTGCAGGGATGTTAAACGATTCTTTTAAAGGAATAATGGACTCATCGCTGCCCAAAAACGTGCTTAAGGAGATGGAGATGACAGCCATGCTGGTGCCGGGTGTAAGGCGTGTGGCAAGGGTAAATGCCAGAAAGGTCGGGCATGGAATATGGGTGGATATGATTATTAAAGTTGACCAAAGTCACACTCTTGATAAGGGTTATTTAATTGGAGCACAGGTGGAAAACACGCTGAAAGCTAAAATGGGCAATATCAGCGGTATAAATATGGGCATAGAGGCATTTTAG
- a CDS encoding PDZ domain-containing protein produces MKNIWKSVNFILVVLIVVTASYLLIFSPEKFMGGKEKQEEELIKRVRQNAMNPSLVAMNRQGDLMDPNAVPGANNYGPSYNNGAAPQAAEPNAAAGWRIDPKDMFWTANADNTTAPQPAAPSVNTAMLENILQEGHWIGLEVVPLTPQLAQANGIAQNISGVLIDEVTLLAAASGIYAGDVIYAVNETPVKDLHSFKLATKAVANSTEAVVAVYRKNADIKIPVKSPEALGVAQMEAAPMIFSTDRSPHGYYGPCDKCHSIAKTGKNTGTLTMDLGDALPIAPPPIKWGAQQPHRDRGTCTNCHKII; encoded by the coding sequence GTGAAAAACATCTGGAAATCAGTTAACTTTATTCTCGTTGTGTTGATAGTGGTGACAGCCTCGTATCTTTTAATCTTCAGCCCTGAGAAGTTTATGGGCGGGAAGGAAAAGCAGGAGGAAGAACTCATAAAAAGGGTAAGGCAAAATGCAATGAATCCATCTCTTGTGGCTATGAACCGGCAAGGGGATTTGATGGACCCTAATGCCGTCCCGGGAGCAAACAACTACGGCCCTAGCTACAACAACGGTGCCGCCCCACAGGCAGCCGAGCCCAATGCTGCAGCAGGGTGGCGGATTGACCCAAAGGATATGTTTTGGACCGCTAATGCCGACAACACCACCGCACCACAGCCTGCCGCCCCCTCTGTTAATACCGCCATGCTTGAAAACATACTTCAAGAAGGGCACTGGATAGGACTTGAGGTTGTGCCGCTTACACCGCAGCTGGCACAAGCCAACGGGATTGCTCAGAACATCTCAGGCGTGCTTATAGATGAGGTAACTCTGCTTGCCGCAGCATCGGGCATATATGCAGGGGATGTGATATATGCAGTTAATGAGACGCCTGTAAAAGATCTGCACTCATTTAAATTGGCGACAAAAGCTGTTGCAAACAGCACTGAGGCGGTGGTGGCGGTTTACAGGAAAAACGCCGATATAAAGATACCGGTAAAGTCACCGGAGGCCCTAGGTGTGGCTCAAATGGAAGCGGCTCCCATGATATTTTCAACAGACAGAAGCCCCCACGGCTACTACGGCCCGTGTGATAAATGCCACTCTATCGCTAAAACGGGGAAAAACACGGGGACATTGACAATGGACTTAGGTGATGCGCTTCCAATTGCACCACCCCCAATTAAGTGGGGCGCACAACAGCCGCACAGAGACAGAGGAACATGCACCAACTGCCACAAAATAATATAA
- a CDS encoding HEAT repeat domain-containing protein — MEDKSTTQRPSMLSEFAKALNAGGAAILNMYDSTADLVSKAANSVVNIKPRMPGLPKFPKFPDNIFSTRLAGVGRRKDFDAKIKDYEDKVKKLYAEIGRLSAAGEDAESESVSVIIRQVKDYEREIERLRGRQAELAELEKQEEAQKRQSKTVSMINKKGKPDDGKISSSIETAIQRALKSREFLTDSEREIFAKIAGDILDSEMEIKIMAVSELGRFGFKAAVPILIEAANYKNPYLISDIINALINLGDAEAVPFLKETAKFPNFRVRVGSLRGLYKLASDIDALPVLLSALKDEHHEVRKTAAMFLGWRDSADTVPALVQVLHDRDEGVKKAAIAALSSIKDKGAVSPLIRTLMDESREVREKALEAIKTITGEYVSFNIDLKGDVLASEIDKLRRWWQGVKTLELSPLTTESVFPEPVLPESVSSEAAVQSSEQSGDTTEDI; from the coding sequence ATGGAAGATAAATCAACAACGCAGAGGCCCTCTATGCTGAGTGAATTTGCAAAGGCATTAAATGCCGGAGGTGCCGCCATATTAAACATGTATGATTCAACGGCGGACCTTGTTTCAAAAGCCGCAAACTCTGTAGTGAACATTAAGCCCAGGATGCCGGGATTGCCGAAATTCCCTAAATTTCCGGATAATATATTCTCAACAAGACTTGCCGGTGTTGGGCGGAGGAAGGACTTTGACGCTAAGATTAAGGATTACGAAGATAAGGTAAAGAAATTATACGCAGAGATCGGCAGACTTAGCGCTGCGGGCGAGGATGCCGAGTCGGAAAGCGTAAGTGTGATTATAAGACAGGTCAAAGACTACGAACGTGAAATAGAGCGTTTGAGAGGCAGACAGGCGGAGCTTGCGGAACTTGAAAAGCAGGAAGAGGCACAAAAACGCCAGTCTAAGACCGTCTCTATGATAAATAAAAAGGGTAAGCCGGATGACGGTAAAATATCATCTTCAATAGAGACGGCAATCCAGAGGGCGCTAAAGAGTAGAGAGTTTTTGACGGATTCCGAGCGGGAGATATTTGCTAAAATTGCAGGCGATATTCTTGACAGTGAAATGGAGATAAAAATAATGGCGGTATCGGAGCTTGGCCGTTTTGGGTTTAAAGCCGCAGTGCCGATTTTGATAGAGGCAGCCAATTATAAAAATCCGTATTTGATTTCAGACATTATAAATGCGCTGATAAATCTGGGGGATGCCGAGGCCGTACCGTTTTTAAAAGAGACTGCTAAGTTTCCCAACTTCAGGGTAAGGGTAGGGAGTCTGAGGGGACTATATAAACTTGCCTCAGACATTGACGCCCTCCCTGTGCTGCTTTCTGCGTTAAAGGATGAGCACCATGAGGTCAGAAAGACGGCGGCGATGTTTTTAGGCTGGAGAGATTCCGCCGACACGGTTCCCGCCCTTGTGCAGGTACTTCATGATAGAGACGAGGGCGTGAAAAAGGCAGCCATAGCAGCCCTTAGCTCAATAAAGGACAAAGGAGCCGTTTCTCCCCTGATACGCACACTTATGGATGAATCGCGTGAGGTCAGGGAAAAAGCGCTTGAAGCTATAAAGACAATTACCGGCGAGTATGTGTCCTTCAACATTGATCTCAAAGGTGATGTGCTTGCATCGGAAATAGATAAGTTAAGGAGATGGTGGCAAGGCGTAAAGACACTGGAACTATCGCCTTTGACAACTGAATCAGTTTTTCCTGAGCCGGTTTTGCCGGAATCAGTCTCCTCAGAGGCCGCAGTGCAAAGCTCTGAGCAATCAGGGGATACTACAGAGGACATATGA
- a CDS encoding sulfite exporter TauE/SafE family protein: protein MLKVTALIALIVLLGGCATVLTVPEHITLDGLWDVIKVVIVGLFVGFLGTMIGAGGGFLLVPIFLIFYNFTPQHAIGTSTAVVFLNALSGTFSYIEQKRIDYELGVKFSVIAVVGVIIGAFLTQALNFLVFSIMFSILLIVLSYSMVFMEDFSLVCEKTAQQPKKRVLNDAYGQIHTYAPDLSVGFGGSFIVGILSGLLGIGGGLLHVPLMSFIGIPIHVAAATSHFIVVITSFFGVLAFIGLHTIDFDYAIFVGVGTILGAVFGAKAAKQTNAVVIKKIIAFLLIFMALKLLLNLR from the coding sequence ATGTTGAAAGTAACGGCACTCATCGCTCTCATTGTGTTGTTAGGGGGCTGCGCTACTGTGCTGACGGTTCCGGAGCATATAACGCTTGACGGGCTTTGGGATGTAATTAAGGTGGTTATAGTAGGATTATTTGTCGGGTTTTTGGGCACAATGATAGGAGCAGGCGGCGGGTTTTTATTAGTACCTATATTTTTGATTTTTTATAATTTCACTCCGCAGCACGCAATAGGCACATCAACGGCGGTTGTGTTTTTAAATGCCCTTTCCGGTACGTTTTCCTACATAGAGCAAAAGCGGATAGATTATGAGCTGGGAGTGAAGTTTTCCGTAATAGCGGTGGTGGGCGTGATAATAGGAGCGTTTCTTACGCAGGCGCTGAATTTTTTAGTTTTCTCCATAATGTTTTCAATTTTATTAATTGTGCTTTCCTATAGCATGGTATTTATGGAGGACTTTTCGCTGGTATGTGAAAAGACGGCGCAACAGCCTAAAAAGCGGGTATTGAATGACGCCTACGGGCAGATACACACATATGCACCGGACTTATCGGTAGGGTTTGGCGGGAGTTTTATTGTCGGTATTCTTTCGGGGTTGCTTGGCATAGGCGGAGGGCTTTTACATGTTCCTCTTATGAGTTTTATCGGTATCCCGATTCACGTGGCTGCTGCAACCAGCCATTTCATCGTAGTGATAACCAGTTTCTTTGGCGTGCTGGCCTTCATAGGGCTGCACACAATAGATTTTGATTATGCTATATTTGTGGGGGTTGGGACAATTTTAGGGGCGGTTTTTGGTGCAAAGGCGGCAAAACAAACAAATGCCGTGGTTATAAAGAAGATAATAGCTTTTTTACTAATTTTCATGGCGTTGAAACTTTTATTGAATCTCAGGTAA